CCACTTCCGGCCCGTTTCCCGGCGAGAATTTCCGGATGAACGAGATGGAAGGCGCGCTCGGCTGTGTCCAGTTCGGACGCCTGGAGGGCATCCTTGCGCGGACACGCGAACTCTACAAGCGCATTCATGCCGGCATTGCGGATTGTCCGGGCATCCAACCGCACCGCACGAACGATCCCGAAGGCGATTGCGGCATTTCCGTCGCCGTGCTCCTTGAAAACGGCGCGCGCGCCAAATGGTTTGCGGAAGCCCTACGCGCAGAGGGCATTCCCGCGGGAAGCATGTACGATCAGGGCATTCCCGACCGACACATCTACCGATTCTGGGAATACGTCATGGAAAAACGGTCCGCGGACGCGCACGGGCGGCCCTGGACCTCGCCGCTGCACGATGGATCGCGCGCATACCACCCCGATATGTGCCCGCGCACGCTCGACATTCTCGGACGGACCGTCATTATCGGATTGTCGCAAACCTACGGAGACCAACACGCCGATTACATCATCGAGGCGATTCGCAAGGTGGCGAAAGGGTAACCGGCGGTACGCATCACGCGGCAGGGACGGCGTCCTCGCCGACCGCAGTAGTTTCTCCATTTCGGGCCGAAAGGTCGTAGATATGGTAGCCCAGGGCAACGCTTTGAAAAATAAGACATTCTCTGAATTTGCGATCTGAAAGAGCAAAGCAATGTGTTCAAGCGACCGCGGCCATCGCGGTTAGGCCCTTTCAAACATCAATTCAACATGGAAAATGTGGAAACTCCAAAGACAGGCTGGACAGCCTGTCCCACGTTGGCGTGATTTTGAAAAAAACCGGCTGGACAGCCAGTCCCACGTTGGCGTGGTTTTGAAGAAAGACAGGCTGGACAGCCAGTCCTACGTTGGCGTGGTTTTGAAGAAAGACAGGCTGGACAGCCAGTCCCACGTTGGCGTGTTTAGGCGTGAGGGTGGGCGCCGCGATACACTTCCCGAATACGTTCGATGCTGACGTGGGTGTAGATTTGCGTGCTCGACAGGCTTTCGTGGCCGAGCATTTCCTGCACGACGCGCAGGTCCGCGCCGGCATCGAGCATGTGAGTCGCAAAGGTGTGCCGGAGCGTATGGGGCGACACATCGCGGCGGTTGGGCAACGCCAGAAGGGCGTACCGCTCGATAATGCGCTGGATGCTGCGGGTTGTCAGCATCCCCCCGCGGGCATTCACGAACAATCCGTCATGGGCGGGCGCGCCGAGTTCGGCGCGAACAGCCAAATAACCGCCTATCGCCTTTACCGCGAAAGATCCCAAATGCGCGATGCGTTCTTTGCGCCGCTTGCCGAAAACTGTCATCAAGCCGTTGGCTAGATCGAGGGAGGCCAGACGCAGGCCGGCGCATTCGGCGGCCCGGATTCCACTGGAATAGAGCGTTTCCAGTATGGCGCGGTCCCGCAGGCCGAGCGGTTCGGAACAGTCGGGCGCTTCAATCAGCGCGGTCACTTCCGGAATGCTAAGGACATCAGGGAGGTTGCGTGGGAGCCGCGGCGGCTTGACGGCTTGGGCTGGGCTGTCGTCGAGAATGCCTTCCCGGACGTAAAACTTGTATGCCGATCGGATGGCCGCCAATTTGCGGGCCGAGGTGCGCGCA
This genomic window from Candidatus Hydrogenedentota bacterium contains:
- a CDS encoding tyrosine recombinase encodes the protein MMQDNDIHAFTAHLEIERGFSAHTIRAYFNDLAQFCDFVMNGAEAFRRTEEQPRPDPSLDALRKATRNEVRAFLAHVRTTGGSARTSARKLAAIRSAYKFYVREGILDDSPAQAVKPPRLPRNLPDVLSIPEVTALIEAPDCSEPLGLRDRAILETLYSSGIRAAECAGLRLASLDLANGLMTVFGKRRKERIAHLGSFAVKAIGGYLAVRAELGAPAHDGLFVNARGGMLTTRSIQRIIERYALLALPNRRDVSPHTLRHTFATHMLDAGADLRVVQEMLGHESLSSTQIYTHVSIERIREVYRGAHPHA